One window of the Nothobranchius furzeri strain GRZ-AD chromosome 3, NfurGRZ-RIMD1, whole genome shotgun sequence genome contains the following:
- the sdhb gene encoding succinate dehydrogenase [ubiquinone] iron-sulfur subunit, mitochondrial yields the protein MSVASFTSLSRCGVMAFRSPARQLAVRYAQTAAAPSVQPRIKKFQIYRWDPDTPGDKPRMQTYEVDLNACGPMVLDALIKIKNEMDSTLTFRRSCREGICGSCAMNINGGNTLACLNKIDANLSKPTKIYPLPHMYVVKDLVPDMSNFYAQYKSIEPYLKKNDESKEGKEQYLQSVEDRQKLDGLYECILCACCSTSCPSYWWNGDKYLGPAVLMQAYRWLIDSRDDFTEQRLSKLQDPFSLFRCHTIMNCTQTCPKGLNPGKAIAEIKKMMATYKEKKAAAV from the exons ATGTCAGTCGCTAGTTTCACGTCCTTGAGTCGCTGTGGTGTTATGGCATTCCGCTCGCCCGCGAGGCAACTG GCGGTGCGGTACGCCCAAACAGCAGCAGCTCCTTCTGTTCAGCCCAGGATAAAGAAGTTCCAGATCTATAGATGGGACCCGGACACACCTGGAGACAAACCCCGCATGCAGACATATGAGGTTGACCTCAACGC TTGTGGCCCGATGGTTCTTGATGCCCTCATCAAGATTAAAAATGAGATGGACTCGACTCTGACCTTCCGCAGGTCTTGTAGAGAAG GTATTTGTGGATCCTGTGCAATGAACATAAATGGAGGAAACACACTCGCCTGTCTCAACAAGATTGATGCAAACCTCAGCAAGCCCACCAAGATTTACCCTCTGCCACATATGTACGTGGTCAAGGACCTGGTACCT GACATGAGTAACTTCTACGCTCAGTACAAGTCCATTGAACCATACCTGAAGAAGAATGATGAGTCTAAAGAAGGGAAGGAGCAGTACCTGCagtctgtggaggacagacaaaaGCTG GACGGCCTGTATGAATGTATTTTGTGCGCCTGCTGCAGCACGAGTTGTCCGAGCTACTGGTGGAACGGAGACAAATACCTTGGGCCCGCTGTGCTCATGCAG GCATATCGTTGGTTAATCGACTCAAGAGATGACTTCACAGAGCAGCGACTCTCCAAGCTGCAGGATCCTTTTTCTCTCTTTCGCTGCCACACCATCATGAACTGCACCCAGACCTGCCCAAAG GGCCTGAACCCAGGAAAAGCCATTGCTGAGATCAAGAAGATGATGGCCACGTACAAGGAGAAGAAGGCAGCAGCTGTCTGA
- the mfap2 gene encoding microfibrillar-associated protein 2: MRVLLLICMPVVLLAQSQYQEPVPFLDEYEDYSFQENTEFQTPETLPGSYQQQVQREPVNRPGSDVETEPTEPGPLDCREEQYPCTRLYSVHKPCKQCLNSLCFYSLRRVYVINKEICVRTVCAHEELLRADLCRDQFSRCGVMALSGQCASVGGSCGKSCGGC; the protein is encoded by the exons ATGAGAGTCCTCCTACTCATCTGCATGCCAG TTGTGCTGCTGGCCCAGTCCCAGTACCAGGAACCGGTTCCTTTCCTGG ACGAATACGAGGATTACTCTTTTCaag AGAACACCGAGTTTCAGACTCCTGAAACGCTTCCTGGATCctaccagcagcaggttcagcgggaACCCGTCAACCGTCCAG GTTCGGATGTGGAGACGGAGCCCACAGAACCGGGCCCTCTGG ACTGCAGAGAGGAGCAGTATCCCTGCACCAGACTCTACTCAGTCCACAAACCATGCAAACAGTGTCTGAACAGCCTCTGCTTCTACAG TTTGAGGCGGGTTTACGTAATCAACAAGGAGATCTGTGTGAGGACCGTGTGTGCGCACGAGGAGCTGCTTAGAG cgGATCTGTGTCGGGACCAGTTCTCTCGTTGCGGTGTGATGGCTCTGAGTGGTCAGTGTGCGTCTGTCGGAGGAAGCTGTGGGAAGAGCTGCGGCGGCTGCTGA